A genomic window from Terrisporobacter glycolicus ATCC 14880 = DSM 1288 includes:
- a CDS encoding nitroreductase family protein: protein MANLDVIYNRKSVRKFKDVEVPREDILKMLEAAIEAPSPKHQQNWNFVVITNKELINKMAEIVAESHEKIGEIAKTEKDRKIHMSVLKYYTSFKNAPAVVMVYSKPYDMIEYKILEENGASKEVLDVLVSPQSAAQAIGAAVENFLLAATEMGYGSCYMTGPTHAKAELEKLIGFEKPNYELMSMISVGIAEDNTPAKLPRKPLQEVVTFID, encoded by the coding sequence ATGGCAAACTTAGATGTGATTTATAATCGAAAAAGTGTGAGAAAATTTAAAGATGTGGAAGTACCAAGAGAAGACATATTAAAAATGTTAGAGGCAGCAATTGAAGCGCCATCACCAAAACATCAACAAAACTGGAACTTTGTTGTAATAACTAACAAAGAATTAATAAATAAAATGGCCGAAATAGTAGCTGAAAGTCATGAAAAAATCGGTGAAATAGCTAAAACTGAAAAGGATAGAAAAATACACATGAGTGTACTAAAATACTATACTTCATTTAAAAATGCGCCTGCAGTTGTAATGGTTTATTCAAAGCCTTATGATATGATAGAGTACAAAATATTAGAAGAAAATGGAGCTTCAAAGGAAGTGCTAGATGTTTTAGTATCTCCTCAATCTGCAGCACAAGCAATAGGTGCAGCAGTGGAAAACTTCTTATTAGCAGCAACAGAAATGGGTTATGGAAGTTGTTATATGACAGGACCTACTCATGCTAAGGCAGAGTTAGAAAAATTAATAGGATTTGAAAAGCCTAATTACGAATTAATGTCCATGATATCTGTTGGTATAGCAGAGGATAATACTCCTGCAAAATTACCTAGAAAACCACTTCAGGAAGTAGTTACTTTTATAGACTAA
- the epsC gene encoding serine O-acetyltransferase EpsC, whose amino-acid sequence MLFEHTRADINFILENDPAARNKIEVFLLYPSVHSLIMYRISHFFYNKKRFFLARAISQLSRFFTGIEIHPGAQIGMGTLIDHGSGVVIGETTIIGDRVTIYQGATIGATGNEKEFKRHPTLGDDIVVGSGAKILGPVNIGDHCKIGANSVVLRDMPSNSTAVGIPAKIKYNTSNVNEEDIDNVIYFI is encoded by the coding sequence ATGTTGTTTGAACATACAAGAGCAGATATAAATTTTATACTAGAAAATGATCCAGCTGCTAGAAATAAGATAGAAGTATTTTTGCTATACCCTTCTGTACACTCTCTTATAATGTATAGAATATCTCACTTCTTTTATAATAAAAAAAGATTTTTTCTTGCTAGAGCAATATCTCAATTGAGTAGATTCTTTACTGGTATAGAAATTCACCCAGGCGCGCAAATAGGTATGGGAACACTTATAGACCATGGAAGCGGAGTTGTTATAGGAGAAACGACCATAATTGGAGATAGAGTTACTATATATCAAGGAGCTACTATAGGTGCTACAGGAAATGAAAAAGAATTTAAAAGACATCCTACTTTAGGTGATGATATTGTAGTTGGTTCGGGAGCAAAAATACTAGGTCCTGTTAATATAGGTGATCATTGTAAGATAGGAGCTAACTCAGTTGTTTTAAGGGATATGCCATCTAATAGTACAGCTGTAGGAATACCTGCAAAAATTAAATATAACACAAGTAATGTGAATGAAGAAGATATAGACAACGTTATATATTTTATATAA
- a CDS encoding helix-turn-helix domain-containing protein, with protein sequence MKLIDIKNYIQSVCQNISTVLDVDVTVVSKDLVRIAGTGIFKDKIDEKISDKSAYSNVLISGEPYIINRDIEDSCKNCIHSKDCKELADICTPIKLGNNNIGILGIAAFTEEQKNKILSKDQELCEFISSMSNLISYKLDELYKEEIRTVEELEKEEIEKAIKKYGNNTQEMKQVAKALNIGIATLYRKVKKYNINAEEE encoded by the coding sequence TTGAAATTAATCGATATAAAAAATTATATACAAAGCGTTTGCCAAAATATTTCAACTGTACTTGATGTAGATGTTACAGTAGTATCAAAAGATTTAGTAAGAATAGCTGGCACAGGTATTTTCAAAGATAAAATTGATGAAAAAATCTCTGATAAATCTGCTTATTCTAATGTATTAATATCTGGAGAACCTTACATTATAAATCGAGACATAGAAGATAGTTGTAAAAATTGTATTCATAGTAAAGACTGTAAAGAATTAGCTGATATTTGCACACCAATAAAACTTGGTAATAATAATATAGGAATACTTGGTATAGCAGCTTTCACAGAGGAACAAAAAAATAAAATTTTATCTAAGGATCAAGAATTATGTGAGTTTATCAGTAGTATGTCCAACTTAATTTCTTATAAATTAGATGAATTGTACAAAGAAGAAATTAGAACTGTTGAAGAGTTGGAAAAAGAAGAAATTGAAAAAGCAATAAAAAAATATGGAAATAATACACAAGAAATGAAACAAGTAGCAAAGGCATTAAACATTGGGATAGCTACTCTTTATAGAAAAGTAAAAAAATATAACATTAATGCTGAAGAAGAATAA
- a CDS encoding FMN-binding protein, translating to MMFKKTKIFLSVLIVIIGSGFFAMTRGIKEGKNVEINSVDISKLEDGTYVGKYSKDRWTSEVEVSVKNQKIENIKVLTEPLTPDVSSELWEKIIEKQNVNVDVISGATVSSKAYLKSVENALKK from the coding sequence ATGATGTTCAAAAAAACTAAAATATTTTTATCTGTTCTTATAGTTATAATTGGGAGCGGATTTTTTGCAATGACAAGAGGAATAAAAGAAGGCAAAAATGTTGAAATAAATAGTGTAGATATAAGTAAGTTGGAAGATGGAACTTATGTAGGAAAATATTCTAAGGACAGATGGACTAGTGAAGTAGAAGTTAGTGTAAAGAATCAAAAAATAGAAAATATTAAAGTATTGACAGAACCACTAACTCCAGATGTAAGTAGTGAATTGTGGGAAAAAATAATAGAAAAACAAAATGTAAATGTAGATGTTATAAGTGGTGCAACTGTATCATCAAAAGCATATTTGAAATCTGTGGAAAATGCACTAAAAAAATAG
- a CDS encoding MarR family winged helix-turn-helix transcriptional regulator, which yields MKDKYIIYFISRTKSEMIKFIDNKLKKNNLDDLIPSHGNILTALFESDKPLTMKEISSKIGKDKSTVTALVNKLISLGYIEKEKSISDKRVTYIKLTDNARNIEDRFNHISSQVRETAYNNFTEEEKKEFLRLLKKLSTNFRNANKLD from the coding sequence ATGAAGGATAAATATATTATATATTTTATAAGTAGAACAAAATCAGAAATGATAAAATTTATAGATAACAAACTTAAAAAAAATAATTTAGATGATTTAATACCTAGTCATGGTAATATACTTACTGCACTCTTTGAAAGTGATAAACCTTTAACTATGAAGGAAATTTCAAGTAAAATTGGAAAAGATAAATCAACTGTAACTGCTTTAGTAAATAAGTTAATAAGCTTAGGATATATAGAAAAAGAAAAATCTATCTCTGATAAAAGAGTAACTTATATAAAATTAACTGACAATGCAAGAAATATAGAAGATAGATTTAATCATATATCTTCTCAAGTTAGGGAAACTGCATATAATAATTTCACAGAAGAAGAGAAAAAAGAATTCTTAAGATTACTAAAAAAACTTAGTACAAACTTCAGAAATGCCAATAAATTAGATTAA
- a CDS encoding flavodoxin domain-containing protein — protein sequence MKSIVVYESRYGSTEKYAKWIGEELDCRVSKIDDVSTVDLLNYDNIIFGGWLHAGTIKGFKNIYKDIDKFRSKNLIVFYVGLSIMDDKIYEEVKKNNFKDIDNIKQFYLRGAFNYKNLNVTDKLMMNMFKRILKKQKEEEMDENTKGMLDAYVTPADFTDKENIKQIIKLVKELNLQ from the coding sequence ATGAAAAGTATAGTTGTTTATGAATCAAGGTATGGTAGTACAGAAAAATATGCAAAATGGATAGGAGAAGAACTAGATTGTAGAGTATCCAAAATAGATGATGTAAGCACAGTAGATTTATTAAACTATGATAATATTATTTTTGGTGGTTGGCTACATGCAGGGACTATAAAAGGTTTTAAAAATATTTATAAAGATATTGATAAATTTAGGAGTAAAAATCTCATAGTATTTTATGTAGGTCTATCGATTATGGATGACAAAATTTATGAAGAAGTAAAGAAAAACAATTTTAAAGATATAGATAATATAAAACAATTTTATTTAAGAGGTGCTTTTAATTATAAAAATTTAAATGTAACAGATAAATTAATGATGAATATGTTTAAAAGAATATTAAAAAAACAAAAAGAAGAGGAAATGGATGAAAATACAAAAGGCATGCTAGATGCTTATGTAACACCTGCTGACTTTACAGATAAAGAAAATATTAAACAAATAATTAAGTTAGTTAAAGAGCTAAATTTACAATAA
- a CDS encoding TetR/AcrR family transcriptional regulator: protein MGIQERRKMEKEKIKKEIHKAASEIIIEEGYSKLSIRKIASKIDYSPSLIYNYYENKADIVLSIWQEKSSKIIYTMSNLKLNDPNEETNIKNLFKTYINLILESPEEYRAIMLNNIDIIKKVNFDFTEEERSSLKIKETKKKYDKYLEEGLLRHVDTEKYAFFSWISINGFISNMVLSNNQDKEFLNKLIDEYVDFMIYGLFKNN from the coding sequence ATGGGAATACAAGAAAGACGTAAGATGGAAAAAGAAAAAATTAAAAAAGAAATACATAAAGCAGCGAGTGAAATAATAATAGAAGAAGGATATTCAAAATTATCCATTCGAAAGATAGCAAGTAAGATAGATTATTCTCCTTCTTTAATATACAACTATTATGAAAATAAAGCAGATATAGTATTATCAATATGGCAAGAAAAATCATCAAAAATAATTTATACCATGAGTAATTTAAAATTGAATGATCCTAACGAAGAAACTAATATTAAAAATTTATTTAAAACATACATTAATTTAATTTTGGAAAGTCCTGAAGAATACAGAGCAATAATGCTAAATAATATTGATATAATTAAAAAAGTAAATTTTGATTTTACAGAAGAGGAAAGAAGCAGTTTAAAAATAAAAGAGACTAAAAAAAAATATGATAAATATTTAGAAGAAGGATTGTTGCGCCATGTTGATACAGAAAAATATGCATTTTTTTCTTGGATATCTATAAATGGATTTATATCAAATATGGTGCTATCAAATAATCAAGATAAAGAATTTTTAAACAAATTAATAGATGAATATGTGGATTTTATGATCTACGGATTATTTAAAAATAATTAA
- a CDS encoding flavin reductase, with amino-acid sequence MNFYEDLGIAMENLSKRGAFLTVKNKNIVNTMTIAWGYVGYSWNRPFFVAMVRPQRYTQELIKEAKDYTISIPYSDDFKEALTICGTKSGRDIDKEKISKIKFIPSQVVNSPIVYNCDMYYECEIKYVDLIDKDKFPEELKKNYPKEDYHYLYYGEIVKAYKK; translated from the coding sequence ATGAATTTTTATGAAGATTTGGGAATAGCAATGGAAAACCTAAGTAAAAGGGGAGCGTTTCTTACAGTAAAAAATAAAAACATAGTAAATACAATGACAATTGCTTGGGGATATGTGGGATATAGCTGGAATAGACCATTTTTTGTTGCTATGGTTAGACCTCAAAGATACACACAAGAATTAATAAAAGAGGCTAAAGATTATACTATAAGTATTCCCTATAGTGACGACTTTAAAGAAGCATTAACTATTTGTGGAACAAAGTCAGGGAGAGATATAGATAAAGAAAAAATAAGCAAAATTAAATTTATACCAAGTCAAGTTGTCAATTCACCAATTGTATATAATTGTGATATGTACTACGAATGTGAGATAAAATATGTTGACCTTATAGATAAAGACAAATTTCCTGAAGAGTTGAAAAAGAATTATCCTAAAGAAGATTATCATTATTTATATTATGGTGAAATAGTAAAAGCTTATAAAAAATAA
- the cysK gene encoding cysteine synthase A, translating into MIYKDGLELIGNTPIISLDKIGYENVYVKLEKYNPGGSIKDRIALSMIEGAEKRGVLKEGSVLVEATSGNTGIGLAMAGSLKGYKVIIIMPETMSMERRQLVKAFGAELILTEGSKGMNGSIEKLEELLKENDNYINLGQFENEDNPKVHYEKTGPEIYKEVPDINVIIAGIGSGGTISGVGKFLKEKNESIEAIGIEPLSSPLITEKKAGSHKIQGIGANFIPKNYYEDIVDEVITVSDEDAFEMVRLLANKLGVLVGISSGANVFGAIEISKKHPNKKIVTVAPDGVDKYMSMGIF; encoded by the coding sequence ATGATATATAAAGATGGTTTGGAGTTAATAGGGAATACGCCTATTATATCTTTAGATAAAATAGGATATGAAAATGTATATGTTAAATTAGAAAAATATAATCCAGGTGGAAGCATAAAAGATAGAATTGCACTCTCCATGATTGAAGGAGCTGAAAAAAGAGGAGTATTAAAAGAAGGTAGTGTATTGGTGGAGGCTACAAGTGGAAATACAGGTATAGGTCTTGCTATGGCAGGAAGCTTAAAAGGTTATAAAGTTATAATAATAATGCCAGAAACCATGAGTATGGAAAGAAGACAGCTTGTAAAAGCTTTTGGAGCGGAATTAATATTAACAGAAGGATCTAAAGGTATGAATGGATCTATTGAAAAGTTAGAAGAACTATTAAAAGAAAATGATAACTATATAAATCTTGGTCAATTTGAAAATGAAGATAATCCTAAAGTTCACTATGAAAAAACAGGACCAGAAATCTATAAAGAAGTTCCAGATATAAATGTTATTATTGCAGGTATAGGCTCCGGTGGAACAATAAGCGGAGTAGGAAAATTTTTAAAAGAGAAAAATGAAAGCATAGAAGCCATAGGAATAGAACCTTTATCATCACCGCTTATTACAGAGAAAAAGGCGGGATCACACAAAATTCAAGGAATAGGTGCAAACTTTATACCTAAAAATTACTATGAGGATATAGTGGATGAAGTAATTACAGTAAGCGATGAAGATGCTTTTGAAATGGTTAGATTGCTTGCAAATAAATTAGGTGTTTTAGTAGGAATATCTTCTGGTGCAAATGTATTTGGGGCTATAGAAATTTCTAAAAAACACCCTAATAAAAAAATAGTGACTGTTGCGCCTGATGGTGTAGATAAATATATGTCCATGGGAATTTTTTAG
- a CDS encoding hydrolase: protein MKEMPTAIDGTLRKSFLRVPEVIRECSGINVFGKRIKSLVYTTDLAIIRNVNADAILAVYPFTPQPIITQALLLASDVPVFTGVGGGLTNGLRSVMLGTNAEIQGAIGVVVNAPTSNETLKSLSDALDIPVVVSIISEDCDIEGRIHAGASILNVSASKDTPKIVAKIRKEYPKFPIIATGGPTDDTIRETIKAGANAITWTPPTVPHLFKGVMNSYRINVEHHH, encoded by the coding sequence ATGAAAGAGATGCCAACAGCCATTGATGGAACTCTTCGAAAATCTTTTCTTCGTGTGCCAGAAGTTATTAGAGAATGTAGCGGAATTAATGTCTTTGGAAAAAGAATTAAATCTTTAGTATATACAACAGATTTAGCTATTATAAGAAATGTAAATGCAGACGCTATTTTAGCAGTATATCCATTTACTCCTCAACCAATAATTACTCAAGCCCTGCTTTTAGCTTCTGATGTACCTGTTTTTACAGGAGTTGGAGGTGGACTAACAAATGGACTTCGTTCTGTTATGCTTGGTACAAATGCTGAAATACAAGGTGCTATAGGAGTCGTCGTAAATGCTCCCACCTCTAATGAAACACTTAAAAGTCTATCTGACGCACTAGATATTCCTGTGGTTGTTAGTATCATAAGTGAAGATTGCGATATAGAAGGAAGAATACATGCAGGAGCAAGCATATTAAATGTTTCTGCATCAAAAGATACTCCCAAGATAGTTGCAAAAATAAGAAAAGAATACCCAAAATTTCCTATTATAGCAACAGGTGGACCTACTGATGATACAATTAGAGAAACCATAAAAGCTGGTGCCAATGCTATAACTTGGACGCCACCTACAGTTCCCCACCTTTTCAAAGGTGTAATGAATTCTTATAGAATTAATGTAGAACATCATCACTAA